Proteins encoded by one window of Paenibacillus urinalis:
- a CDS encoding helix-turn-helix domain-containing protein: protein MMSKVSNSLRALLSTTQTRLVFALTIAVFVIILAVSLTSYYTSKSVLQSELSEMHHQLLSDKMNFIEDYIKDTDSTAIKMALHSGVYGYLSKGEQITQTEIRQLIEYLKYVVINSPIIESAYIFNADEESFVSYPMGYSSRFSTFPDSDWVSVGSELEEKTMLVKSRTAAGGSGKNGTNEITYFRKIVVQGEMKGILALNFNKSELFAQMRPSAVSKIESAQYILDSEGNLVYQIGDAHAEPSDIYVHTQQLRDQRYDDVKLNGESLLLTYNPSPLTDWRYVSIASQDDILANSKKIRSVVLLVSLIMLVLGAWLIIQLHAVTFKPIRRLHSLLKNYEREENSLDLGKLENITVRLLRAHEDLSQQIRHTKAEASSKFVQDIFMGNLSGRREMEARWSQYFKEWTNRPLRVVLISIDRYSEWADKWSDNDQFLYKYAMNNIAEELLAPSYRSVSVDLGKDKLALVLQPSVDKEEPMEAELSQILPMLQDILQTKASIGISHQAENVMKLQRAYYEAENALSYRLYKGYGTVITFEEVASHERTDSVEDESIVSALLQAVESGSKEQATRMLSKLEEQMRTEGWYPSEVTGMLTHIRQRLMKLEVSKEGADPEEVIQIRQLYTLDLPDMMELLYEYTSRLADHFASLAVSREAVMVQQMIDFMTRHLDGNVGVQEIASSVHISVSLASQLFKQETGETIHDYFTKLRVEKAGELLIETDYKLAEIARMVGYQHENSFIRVFRKLKDITPGKYREHMKYKKYTV, encoded by the coding sequence ATGATGTCCAAAGTGTCAAACTCGCTCCGCGCATTACTCTCAACGACTCAGACGAGACTTGTTTTTGCGCTGACCATTGCGGTGTTCGTCATTATACTTGCGGTCAGCCTGACTTCCTATTACACATCCAAGTCGGTGCTCCAAAGTGAACTGAGCGAGATGCATCACCAGCTGCTCAGCGATAAGATGAATTTTATCGAGGATTATATCAAGGATACGGACAGCACAGCCATCAAGATGGCACTGCATTCGGGTGTATATGGCTACCTCTCCAAGGGGGAGCAGATCACGCAAACGGAAATCCGGCAGCTCATTGAGTATTTGAAATATGTGGTCATTAATTCACCCATTATAGAAAGCGCATACATTTTTAATGCAGATGAAGAGAGCTTTGTATCTTATCCCATGGGCTACAGCTCCCGGTTCAGCACATTTCCGGATTCCGACTGGGTGAGCGTAGGGAGCGAGCTTGAGGAGAAGACCATGCTTGTCAAATCGAGAACGGCAGCAGGCGGGAGCGGCAAGAACGGAACGAACGAAATTACCTATTTTCGAAAAATTGTCGTCCAAGGCGAGATGAAGGGCATACTTGCTCTGAATTTCAATAAGTCAGAGCTGTTCGCGCAGATGAGACCAAGTGCCGTTTCGAAGATCGAGAGTGCCCAGTATATTCTCGACAGCGAAGGAAATCTGGTGTATCAGATCGGGGATGCCCATGCTGAACCCTCCGATATCTATGTGCACACACAGCAGCTGAGAGATCAAAGATACGATGATGTTAAGCTGAACGGGGAGTCATTGCTGCTGACCTACAATCCTTCTCCTCTGACCGACTGGAGATATGTTTCCATTGCTTCTCAGGACGATATATTGGCAAATTCCAAGAAGATCCGCAGCGTCGTGCTGCTGGTCTCCCTCATTATGCTGGTGCTCGGAGCCTGGCTGATCATTCAGCTTCATGCGGTGACCTTCAAGCCCATTCGCCGGCTGCATTCCCTTCTCAAAAATTATGAACGTGAAGAGAACAGTCTCGATCTAGGCAAGCTTGAGAATATTACCGTCCGGCTGCTGCGGGCACATGAAGACCTGTCTCAGCAGATCCGTCATACGAAGGCAGAAGCCTCATCGAAGTTCGTACAGGATATTTTCATGGGTAATTTGTCCGGGCGGCGAGAGATGGAAGCAAGGTGGAGTCAATATTTCAAGGAATGGACGAACAGGCCGCTTCGTGTCGTGCTGATATCCATTGATCGGTATTCGGAATGGGCGGATAAATGGAGTGACAATGATCAGTTTCTATATAAATATGCAATGAATAATATTGCAGAGGAGCTGCTTGCTCCATCTTACCGCAGTGTCAGCGTGGATCTAGGCAAGGATAAGCTGGCCCTAGTACTCCAGCCCAGTGTGGATAAGGAGGAGCCGATGGAAGCGGAGCTCAGCCAGATCCTTCCGATGCTGCAGGATATTCTGCAGACCAAGGCGTCGATCGGGATCAGCCATCAGGCGGAGAACGTCATGAAGCTGCAGCGTGCGTATTATGAAGCGGAGAATGCACTAAGCTACCGTTTATATAAAGGGTATGGGACGGTCATTACCTTTGAAGAAGTAGCCTCCCATGAGCGGACCGATTCCGTAGAGGATGAATCCATCGTTTCGGCATTACTCCAGGCGGTAGAGTCAGGCTCGAAGGAGCAGGCTACTCGAATGTTAAGCAAGCTGGAGGAACAGATGAGGACAGAAGGATGGTATCCTTCGGAGGTGACGGGCATGCTCACCCATATTCGTCAGCGATTGATGAAGCTGGAAGTGTCCAAGGAAGGGGCCGATCCGGAGGAAGTCATTCAGATTCGCCAGCTGTATACGCTTGATCTGCCGGATATGATGGAGCTTCTCTATGAATACACGAGCAGGCTGGCAGATCATTTTGCATCGCTTGCTGTCAGCAGGGAAGCTGTGATGGTGCAGCAGATGATTGATTTTATGACACGGCATTTGGACGGGAATGTAGGGGTACAGGAGATTGCTTCCTCTGTGCATATCAGTGTCAGTCTGGCGAGCCAGTTGTTCAAGCAAGAGACGGGAGAGACGATTCACGATTATTTTACCAAGCTGCGTGTGGAAAAAGCGGGCGAGCTGCTGATCGAGACCGACTACAAGCTGGCGGAGATTGCAAGAATGGTCGGCTATCAGCATGAGAACAGCTTCATCCGTGTATTCCGCAAGCTGAAGGATATTACGCCCGGAAAATACAGAGAGCATATGAAATACAAAAAATATACTGTTTGA
- a CDS encoding glycoside hydrolase family 88/105 protein: MPYVNKERSFGASLDRTEDVLRAVVNRYIGANPKTLPTYRVLNVEGFIRDNEYRYDMNLMVKLPQLQDGQFVYAWAKIWADEETTQAYRISCYSHTRVFINGLLAFESNHREDVMPESKAGLRGKLRKGWNFFVLEFEKTPTGCGASFGTGSVKGAPVHFLAPTMERDGQEGWVYSEPQHTRWIPGNAKEVVSHEIDSKLARVFVTEISASEEATDMTWYPRREWSEEEQQLGAFARVFDPGTGIGEKATVNANAKADASVSVDANVIEDENDRANARTNASAETVVTSDGYGVRCPFGAVALAWSKLDHRSTASERKVTWKGLHEGTFKLYVDGNLLYTSDQEQGYFEVEKELDYGVHDIVIVSARTRKAWGFDLEVLTEDETGEALTWAKPYPVEGLTGHWLYLGPFSKDHVPPPRDVPHMDRLFGEGEERTYYRADQPAARIRPYLESRLYGKWNYPLGVTLYGILETGRELSRPDYIEYAEDHIEQCTSLDELVMWDSKRHGAPGINHQLALIDSLDDCGSFGATMLRAHELKKLRGAEEAAHRIADYITREQDRLPDGTLYRYRSFSELMVNTIWCDDLYMSTPFLSQYYKLTGETRYLDDAAAQFLLYKKRLYMPEQKMMHHVYNLNFDKGCTVPWGRGNGWVLFSLTELLAVLPKTHSDYDELLHFYRELCEGYLAVQDEQGLWHQVLTDHESYSETSCSSMFIYAFSRGIRYGWLPEGIQHLYADAVFRGCEGIIRHCIDREGNVYGVCRGSGYSFSPHYYKERLSWLLNDTHGIGIVLLAGIESLRLLEYLKERRTDRARSSVVHSQ; encoded by the coding sequence ATGCCATATGTAAACAAAGAACGTTCTTTTGGAGCTTCACTGGACAGAACAGAGGATGTACTTAGAGCCGTTGTAAACCGATACATCGGTGCGAATCCGAAGACCCTGCCAACGTACCGGGTGCTGAATGTGGAAGGCTTTATTAGAGATAACGAATACCGTTACGATATGAATCTTATGGTAAAGCTTCCTCAGCTGCAGGATGGACAGTTCGTCTATGCCTGGGCCAAAATTTGGGCTGATGAGGAAACGACACAGGCTTATCGGATCAGCTGTTACAGCCATACACGGGTGTTTATCAACGGACTGCTGGCATTTGAATCGAATCATCGCGAGGATGTGATGCCGGAGAGCAAGGCTGGACTACGCGGCAAGCTGCGTAAGGGCTGGAACTTCTTTGTTCTGGAGTTTGAGAAAACACCCACTGGCTGCGGTGCCAGCTTCGGCACAGGTTCTGTTAAAGGCGCGCCCGTCCATTTTCTTGCTCCAACCATGGAGCGTGATGGGCAGGAAGGCTGGGTGTACAGCGAACCTCAGCATACACGCTGGATACCAGGCAATGCCAAGGAGGTGGTCTCTCATGAGATCGACTCCAAGCTGGCACGTGTTTTTGTGACGGAAATATCGGCATCAGAGGAAGCTACAGATATGACTTGGTATCCCCGAAGGGAATGGAGCGAGGAGGAGCAGCAGCTTGGTGCCTTCGCAAGAGTGTTTGATCCAGGGACAGGGATTGGAGAGAAAGCGACGGTTAACGCCAATGCCAAGGCCGATGCCAGCGTAAGTGTGGATGCGAACGTGATTGAAGATGAAAATGACAGAGCCAATGCCCGCACCAATGCAAGTGCCGAAACAGTAGTCACATCCGATGGATATGGAGTACGATGTCCCTTTGGGGCCGTTGCGCTGGCATGGTCCAAGCTGGATCACCGGAGCACCGCAAGCGAACGGAAAGTGACATGGAAAGGGCTGCACGAAGGAACATTCAAGCTATATGTGGACGGGAATTTGTTGTACACCAGTGATCAGGAGCAGGGCTACTTCGAGGTGGAGAAGGAGCTGGACTACGGTGTACATGATATTGTCATTGTGTCAGCGCGTACCCGTAAAGCCTGGGGCTTTGATCTGGAAGTACTGACCGAAGATGAAACAGGCGAAGCTCTAACCTGGGCCAAGCCATACCCCGTTGAAGGCTTAACAGGGCACTGGCTGTATCTGGGTCCTTTTTCTAAGGATCATGTGCCTCCGCCGCGAGACGTTCCTCATATGGACCGCCTATTTGGAGAGGGAGAAGAACGGACTTATTACAGAGCTGACCAGCCGGCCGCTCGGATTCGCCCTTATCTGGAATCCCGCTTATATGGTAAATGGAATTATCCTCTAGGTGTGACGCTGTATGGCATTCTGGAGACGGGAAGAGAGCTGTCCCGCCCGGATTATATTGAATATGCTGAGGATCATATTGAACAGTGTACGTCTCTGGATGAGCTGGTCATGTGGGATAGCAAGCGGCATGGTGCCCCAGGGATAAACCATCAGCTTGCGCTGATTGATAGTCTGGATGACTGTGGTTCCTTCGGCGCCACCATGCTCAGAGCTCATGAGCTGAAGAAACTGAGAGGAGCCGAGGAGGCAGCGCATCGTATTGCGGACTATATTACACGTGAGCAGGATCGACTGCCTGATGGAACGTTATATCGCTACCGCAGCTTCAGCGAGCTGATGGTTAATACGATATGGTGCGATGACCTGTACATGAGCACCCCGTTTCTTAGCCAGTATTATAAGCTTACCGGCGAGACCCGGTATTTGGATGATGCCGCTGCCCAGTTTCTGCTGTATAAGAAAAGATTGTATATGCCTGAGCAGAAAATGATGCATCATGTGTACAATTTGAATTTTGATAAAGGCTGTACTGTGCCCTGGGGACGGGGGAATGGCTGGGTATTATTTTCTCTAACGGAGCTGCTGGCTGTTCTTCCGAAGACGCATTCGGATTATGACGAGCTGCTGCATTTCTACAGGGAGCTGTGCGAGGGCTATCTTGCGGTTCAGGATGAGCAGGGCTTGTGGCATCAGGTGCTGACCGATCATGAATCCTACAGCGAGACGTCCTGCTCTTCCATGTTTATTTATGCTTTTTCCCGCGGGATAAGGTATGGCTGGCTTCCAGAGGGAATTCAGCACCTATACGCCGATGCGGTCTTCCGTGGCTGCGAAGGCATTATACGCCATTGTATTGATCGTGAAGGGAATGTATACGGCGTATGCCGAGGCTCGGGATACTCTTTCTCTCCGCATTACTACAAGGAGCGTTTGTCTTGGCTGCTGAATGACACCCACGGCATCGGTATTGTGCTGCTGGCGGGAATCGAGTCCTTAAGGCTGCTCGAATATTTGAAGGAGCGTCGTACAGATCGGGCAAGATCATCGGTAGTCCACAGCCAATAA
- a CDS encoding carbohydrate ABC transporter permease, producing the protein MKNTFGEKVFKVVNYTFLTLAAFTMLAPLVQMLAMSFSSPIAADSKKVFLFPVEFTFGAWEYILNRQDLWNSFAVTIFITVVGTLLSVLFSVLTAYPLAHPKFMIKRHVMFGIVITMIFNAPLIPFYLTVKSLGMLDSIWALIIPGLIGTFNMVIIRTFFMGIPAELSDSAQIDGCHDFRVLFQIFLPLSKPVLATVSLFYAVGYWNTFQRAILFIRDPNLHPLQVKLREYIVSPEMLSVTDMLGSFDYNITTLKAATIIFAATPIILVYPFLQKYFVKGAMLGSLKG; encoded by the coding sequence ATGAAAAATACATTTGGAGAAAAAGTGTTCAAGGTCGTCAATTACACCTTCTTGACGTTGGCTGCATTTACGATGCTCGCACCGCTCGTGCAAATGCTGGCCATGTCCTTCAGTTCGCCGATTGCGGCGGATTCAAAGAAAGTATTCTTGTTCCCGGTCGAATTTACATTCGGAGCGTGGGAGTACATTCTGAATCGGCAGGATTTGTGGAATTCGTTTGCCGTCACGATCTTCATTACGGTGGTGGGTACGCTGCTCAGTGTCTTATTCTCTGTGCTCACCGCCTATCCGCTGGCGCATCCGAAGTTCATGATCAAGAGACATGTCATGTTCGGCATTGTGATCACGATGATATTCAATGCACCGCTCATCCCGTTCTATCTGACGGTCAAATCGCTCGGGATGCTGGATTCCATCTGGGCACTGATTATTCCAGGACTGATCGGCACGTTCAACATGGTCATTATTCGTACCTTCTTCATGGGTATACCTGCTGAGTTGTCTGACTCGGCACAGATCGACGGCTGCCATGATTTCAGAGTATTGTTCCAGATCTTCCTGCCGTTATCGAAGCCCGTACTTGCAACAGTCAGCTTATTCTATGCTGTAGGTTATTGGAACACGTTCCAGCGGGCCATTCTGTTCATCCGAGATCCGAATCTCCATCCGCTTCAGGTGAAGCTGAGGGAATATATTGTATCGCCGGAAATGCTGAGTGTGACAGATATGCTCGGCAGCTTCGATTACAACATTACAACACTGAAGGCGGCCACTATTATATTTGCGGCAACGCCGATCATTCTGGTATATCCCTTCCTGCAAAAATATTTTGTCAAAGGAGCGATGCTGGGTTCATTAAAGGGCTAG
- a CDS encoding extracellular solute-binding protein: MWNRNQWTHKGWTWSVLALTLGITTVLAGCSSNTDTGSSAAPTNPDYVVVDVYKTHLSKGKLPTPDDAHVQYIAERTGVQYNLQTTSSGGDPVESMNVMIASGDLPDIMRPVGGVEQTLISQNGALALDDLLPKYAPNLWKRIPQEAWDIVRSASPDGKIYYVPKIYMIPERAPMIRQDWLDAVGLEMPTTQEEYVEVLKAFLNEDPNGNGQADEIPTTGREFGTWMDHLFAMYGVAMWEGKPEWDIYDGKLQYAGVTQNMKDAIVFVRDLYEQKLLDNETFLNKGEIWTAKINNNLVGSWYHLPGNLKDRLAAIQTLAPEAVVKGMPIPTVEGYEGYVTQKSVGEPEWMIPKVSEDKAEASLKLLDFFYDPANEDFIRFGIEGVHHEVVDGKKQLLPADDNTPIGLGMLNYNTKETMDVRIEQTFPEDQVQMVKDIFEVATADARRIAGDGLPSSVYQGYPDIQSHKLFQEYLSKIVIGEWPLEKFDEFVERWNSSGGAEVTKRAQEWYEKVQSYQQ, encoded by the coding sequence TTGTGGAATCGTAATCAGTGGACTCATAAAGGATGGACTTGGTCTGTTCTGGCATTGACGCTAGGGATAACGACGGTGCTGGCTGGCTGCAGCAGCAATACGGATACAGGCAGCTCAGCTGCGCCGACCAATCCGGATTATGTGGTAGTCGATGTCTATAAGACGCATCTGAGCAAGGGCAAGCTGCCAACGCCGGATGATGCGCATGTGCAGTATATCGCAGAGAGGACGGGAGTGCAGTATAATCTGCAGACAACCTCGTCAGGCGGTGATCCGGTGGAAAGCATGAACGTGATGATCGCTTCCGGTGATCTGCCGGATATTATGAGACCGGTGGGTGGCGTAGAGCAGACGCTGATCTCGCAGAATGGCGCTCTTGCGCTCGACGATTTGCTGCCGAAGTATGCTCCGAACTTATGGAAGCGCATTCCTCAGGAAGCCTGGGATATTGTACGTTCAGCCTCACCAGACGGTAAGATTTATTATGTTCCCAAGATCTATATGATTCCAGAGCGTGCGCCAATGATTCGGCAGGACTGGCTGGATGCAGTAGGGCTCGAAATGCCGACAACACAGGAAGAATACGTGGAAGTATTGAAGGCTTTCCTGAACGAGGATCCTAACGGCAATGGTCAGGCTGATGAGATTCCAACGACAGGCAGGGAGTTCGGAACCTGGATGGATCATCTGTTCGCCATGTACGGTGTGGCAATGTGGGAAGGGAAGCCGGAATGGGATATTTACGACGGCAAGCTGCAGTATGCAGGTGTTACACAGAACATGAAGGATGCCATTGTCTTTGTACGTGATCTGTACGAACAGAAGCTGCTGGATAACGAGACCTTCCTGAACAAGGGCGAAATCTGGACAGCGAAGATTAACAACAATCTGGTTGGCAGCTGGTATCATCTGCCTGGAAACTTGAAGGATCGGCTGGCCGCGATCCAGACGCTTGCCCCAGAAGCCGTCGTCAAAGGAATGCCGATCCCGACCGTGGAAGGATACGAAGGCTATGTCACCCAAAAAAGTGTAGGCGAGCCGGAGTGGATGATTCCGAAGGTATCCGAGGACAAGGCAGAGGCATCGCTGAAGCTGCTTGACTTCTTCTACGATCCGGCGAACGAGGATTTTATTCGCTTCGGTATTGAAGGCGTGCACCATGAAGTGGTAGACGGCAAGAAACAGCTGCTCCCTGCGGATGACAATACACCGATTGGGCTGGGTATGCTGAATTACAATACGAAGGAGACCATGGATGTTCGAATTGAACAGACCTTCCCGGAGGATCAGGTTCAGATGGTCAAGGACATCTTTGAAGTGGCAACAGCGGATGCCCGCCGTATTGCGGGAGACGGATTACCTTCGTCTGTATACCAAGGGTATCCGGATATTCAGTCTCATAAGCTGTTCCAGGAATATTTGTCCAAGATCGTAATCGGTGAATGGCCGCTGGAGAAATTTGATGAGTTCGTGGAGCGCTGGAACAGCTCTGGCGGTGCAGAGGTCACGAAGCGGGCACAGGAATGGTATGAGAAGGTGCAGAGCTACCAGCAGTAA
- a CDS encoding nuclear transport factor 2 family protein yields the protein MSITDVIDAQLTAYNARNIEDLLATYHEDCVIEDAVGNIQNSGKEEIRERYTALFEISPELNATITNRIVHNNYVIDHESVTGHRGRTDILLAVPVYRVENGLITHVRFIG from the coding sequence GTGTCCATTACTGATGTTATTGATGCACAGCTAACCGCGTACAATGCGCGAAATATTGAAGATCTGCTCGCTACCTATCACGAGGACTGCGTCATTGAAGATGCTGTCGGCAACATTCAGAACTCTGGCAAAGAAGAAATCCGCGAGCGCTATACGGCTTTGTTCGAGATCAGCCCTGAGCTGAACGCAACCATTACGAACCGCATTGTGCACAATAACTATGTCATTGACCATGAATCCGTCACAGGACATCGCGGCAGAACAGACATACTGCTGGCTGTGCCAGTGTATCGTGTCGAGAATGGTCTGATTACACACGTAAGATTCATTGGATAA
- a CDS encoding aldo/keto reductase: MKYTYLGRSGMQVSLLGLGTNSFGKRADEQTSARILHHAIDSGINFIDTANIYAGTESERIIGQALKGRRDQVVLTTKAGLVARSDSPNGRGSSRYHLQQELENSLKRLQTDYVDLYQIHTFDPNTPLEETLRTLDDMVRAGKVRYIGASNYAAWELMKALGISDLRGYERFVSNHFSYSLADRTPERELVPMCLDQGVGIIPYFPLAGGILTGKYTEKSSAPAGSRAETDPNFQRFLEDHNVTLGQQVADLAAETGHAPSALSIAWLMNRPAVSTVIVGATRTEQLDDNLRSLDIEINTELAEKLGEISDRFIYSKPFATYRIE, translated from the coding sequence ATGAAATATACATACCTCGGACGCAGTGGCATGCAAGTTTCTCTTCTCGGTCTTGGCACCAACTCCTTCGGCAAAAGAGCGGATGAACAGACTTCAGCCCGCATTCTGCATCATGCGATCGACAGCGGAATTAACTTTATTGATACCGCCAATATTTACGCCGGAACGGAATCCGAGCGCATAATCGGACAAGCACTAAAAGGCAGAAGAGACCAGGTTGTGCTCACGACCAAGGCCGGACTCGTCGCAAGAAGCGATTCCCCGAATGGACGCGGCTCTTCCCGTTATCATCTGCAGCAGGAGCTGGAGAACAGCCTGAAGCGGCTGCAAACGGACTATGTGGATCTGTATCAGATTCATACCTTCGATCCGAATACACCGCTGGAAGAAACACTTCGTACGCTGGATGACATGGTGCGGGCAGGCAAGGTGCGCTATATCGGTGCCTCCAACTATGCAGCTTGGGAGCTGATGAAGGCACTTGGCATCAGTGATCTGAGAGGATATGAGCGTTTTGTCTCCAATCATTTCAGCTATTCGCTGGCAGACCGAACGCCGGAGCGTGAGCTCGTGCCCATGTGCCTGGACCAAGGCGTCGGCATCATTCCTTATTTCCCACTAGCTGGCGGCATTCTCACTGGAAAATATACAGAGAAGTCTTCTGCTCCCGCCGGCTCCCGGGCAGAGACAGATCCGAATTTTCAGCGATTCTTGGAGGATCATAATGTAACACTCGGACAGCAGGTGGCTGATCTTGCAGCGGAGACCGGACATGCTCCGAGTGCATTATCCATCGCCTGGCTCATGAACCGGCCTGCCGTATCTACCGTTATCGTTGGAGCAACTCGTACCGAGCAGCTGGATGACAACTTAAGAAGTCTCGACATCGAGATCAATACCGAGCTTGCCGAGAAGCTGGGTGAGATCAGCGACCGATTTATATATTCGAAACCTTTTGCTACCTACCGCATAGAATAA
- a CDS encoding ABC transporter permease yields the protein MLYLMILPGIVYYILFKYVPLAGSIITFQDYQIMNGIWGSPWVGFDNFKFIFTYPDFWNVLRNTALIALYQLVFSFPAPIILALLFNEVAGRFMKRTYQSIFYLPHFLSWVVVGGIVFELLATGGLVNVIRGWFGYEPVLFMQQEGAFRTIVILSGIWKEVGWGTIIYLAALTAINPNLYEAAVVDGAGKWKQAIYITLPSLLPTITVLFLLNIGNFLELGFDQIFNLLTPMTYSVGDIIETYVYRAGVLQGQYSMTTAIGLFQSVIGFILLYIFNRLARKTEQGLW from the coding sequence ATGCTCTACCTCATGATCCTGCCGGGAATTGTGTATTACATCTTATTTAAATACGTTCCGTTAGCTGGCAGCATCATTACCTTTCAGGATTATCAGATTATGAATGGGATATGGGGCAGTCCCTGGGTTGGCTTCGATAATTTCAAGTTCATTTTTACGTATCCGGATTTCTGGAACGTGCTCCGCAATACAGCGCTCATTGCGCTCTATCAGCTTGTATTCAGCTTCCCGGCGCCGATTATTCTCGCGCTGCTGTTCAATGAGGTTGCAGGGAGATTCATGAAGCGCACGTATCAGAGTATTTTTTATCTTCCGCACTTCTTGTCCTGGGTCGTTGTAGGCGGCATTGTATTCGAGCTGCTGGCCACAGGAGGACTTGTGAACGTAATCCGTGGCTGGTTCGGGTATGAGCCTGTTCTATTTATGCAGCAGGAAGGGGCTTTCCGGACGATCGTCATTCTGTCAGGAATTTGGAAGGAAGTGGGCTGGGGAACGATTATTTATCTTGCAGCTCTCACAGCGATCAATCCAAATCTATACGAAGCAGCCGTCGTCGACGGTGCCGGCAAATGGAAGCAGGCAATCTATATTACGCTGCCGTCTCTGCTGCCGACCATTACAGTACTGTTCCTACTGAATATCGGTAATTTCCTGGAGCTTGGATTTGATCAAATATTTAACCTGCTGACACCAATGACGTATTCGGTGGGAGATATTATCGAGACTTATGTGTATAGGGCAGGGGTACTTCAGGGGCAGTACAGCATGACAACAGCCATTGGTCTGTTCCAGTCCGTCATTGGGTTTATTTTGCTCTATATCTTTAATCGGCTTGCGAGAAAAACAGAGCAGGGGTTGTGGTGA
- a CDS encoding Fic family protein produces MFNQIDALRTEVDKKRPIDPKLMSTIAQKFREEWTYHTNAIEGNTFTYRETAFFLREGLTVKGKSLREHLEIINHAEAIDYLHEAIQQRDLTERIIKDFHAILFQGVRDIDFSPGDYKKMDNHVLTISGNIHQYVPAVQVPYEMERLIQWYTENSDMHPVKLASLLHHKLTAIHPFTDGNGRVSRLAMNFVLLKHGYPPAIIRNEKRQDYYSALEQADNGELEPLIDLISAEVKSNLELMLSVT; encoded by the coding sequence ATGTTTAATCAAATTGATGCTCTTCGAACAGAAGTGGACAAGAAACGTCCCATCGACCCAAAGCTGATGAGTACCATCGCTCAGAAATTTCGTGAAGAGTGGACTTATCATACGAATGCAATTGAAGGAAATACTTTTACTTATCGTGAAACAGCATTCTTCTTAAGAGAAGGACTGACGGTCAAGGGGAAATCTTTAAGAGAGCATCTTGAAATAATAAACCATGCGGAAGCAATTGATTATCTTCACGAAGCCATTCAACAGAGAGATTTAACAGAGCGGATTATTAAAGATTTTCATGCCATTCTTTTTCAGGGAGTGAGAGATATTGACTTTTCTCCTGGTGACTACAAAAAGATGGATAATCATGTGCTCACGATTTCGGGGAATATCCATCAATATGTTCCTGCAGTCCAAGTACCTTATGAAATGGAACGCCTAATACAATGGTACACCGAAAATTCAGACATGCATCCCGTGAAGCTTGCATCATTACTTCATCATAAGCTCACAGCGATCCATCCATTTACAGATGGTAACGGGAGAGTCAGTCGGCTTGCGATGAACTTTGTGTTGCTAAAGCATGGTTATCCTCCTGCCATCATTCGTAATGAAAAGCGCCAAGATTATTACTCCGCACTGGAGCAGGCAGATAACGGGGAACTAGAACCCTTAATTGATCTCATCTCTGCTGAAGTTAAGTCTAATCTAGAACTAATGCTATCTGTCACTTAA